From a region of the Odoribacter splanchnicus DSM 20712 genome:
- a CDS encoding BamA/TamA family outer membrane protein — MMKRIVFILIICFWVGRVLAIDHRIPAVQDSVRLDTVKKSLQAQSLQHLLERDSLPLMTLPVDAQMKMSPVYLPDSLIRDTLRYEYTKIKDFAYKAKWTKELYKMVFVNPHRGYLNVMRTQNSEERFKAYSGKVIHDISIVVLPPYGTSVYDTTYFEEDMGWLKNLANKTHMKTAEKVIRRQLTIKPGMLLVPFELVQNEILLRRLDYIDDANMIVTEDPDNPAQVNVTLICKDQLSWGATVESNFLNSFDIGLENKNFMKLGHVLNYEFSYRGTKDKKWGNELEYKVNSLWGTHINIRGYYRNDYREKEVFVDVERQFLTNRMKWAGGMGVGRVFYSDDLPDRNVNRLEELFNYHYQDVWLGKSFLLPYRYSYNQNMFLTGRFFTTLFNNRPLVTDDTNHLYYNRRDYFAAFTYIKMKYYKANLIYDFGRTEDIPTGLMLSLTTGYEKSEFDNYGYIAGECHYSHFNKYDERYYALEAALGSYVNEDGFTRGTLKLGASHISNLCSWGSFKFRFYNDVHYVKGIRRYPGDFLYMEDRNIRGFSSDTLRGNQKLSSSLATTFFLPYIKKGFRVSISSFCDFGVIAADNKKLVHSKTYWGFGVGVNLRNDNVVIKNISFRFAVYPTIPEDGRSFQAILSSGNRGSFYDYHVTKPQVIQYE; from the coding sequence ATGATGAAGAGAATCGTATTTATACTCATCATTTGTTTTTGGGTTGGAAGGGTACTGGCTATAGACCATAGGATTCCGGCAGTACAAGATTCTGTGCGCCTGGATACCGTTAAGAAAAGTTTACAGGCACAGTCTTTACAACATCTTTTGGAGCGGGATTCCTTGCCACTGATGACCTTACCGGTTGATGCACAGATGAAGATGTCTCCGGTGTATTTACCGGATAGTCTGATCCGGGATACCCTGCGGTATGAATATACCAAAATTAAAGACTTTGCCTATAAGGCGAAATGGACGAAAGAACTTTATAAAATGGTCTTCGTCAATCCCCATCGTGGATATCTGAATGTCATGCGTACGCAGAACAGTGAGGAACGATTTAAAGCTTATTCCGGGAAAGTGATTCATGATATTTCTATTGTTGTTCTGCCTCCTTATGGGACTAGTGTTTACGATACCACTTACTTCGAGGAAGATATGGGATGGCTGAAAAACTTAGCCAACAAAACCCATATGAAAACGGCCGAAAAAGTAATCCGCAGGCAGTTGACGATAAAACCCGGCATGTTATTGGTACCTTTTGAGTTGGTGCAAAATGAAATTTTGTTGAGAAGATTGGATTATATCGATGATGCGAATATGATCGTTACGGAAGATCCGGACAACCCTGCTCAGGTGAATGTTACCCTCATTTGTAAAGATCAGCTTTCGTGGGGAGCGACGGTCGAATCGAATTTCTTGAATTCTTTCGATATCGGACTCGAAAATAAAAACTTTATGAAATTGGGACATGTCCTGAATTATGAGTTCAGTTACCGGGGAACCAAAGACAAAAAATGGGGAAACGAGTTGGAATATAAGGTGAACAGTCTTTGGGGGACTCATATCAACATCCGGGGATATTACCGCAATGATTACCGTGAAAAAGAAGTTTTCGTAGATGTCGAAAGGCAATTCCTGACCAACCGGATGAAATGGGCCGGAGGGATGGGAGTAGGACGTGTTTTTTATTCGGATGATTTACCGGACCGGAATGTAAACCGGTTGGAAGAGTTGTTCAATTATCATTATCAGGACGTATGGTTAGGTAAATCTTTTTTGTTGCCTTACCGGTATAGCTATAACCAGAATATGTTTCTGACGGGGCGTTTTTTTACGACCCTTTTCAATAATCGTCCTTTGGTTACAGACGATACCAACCATTTGTATTATAACCGGAGGGATTATTTTGCCGCTTTTACTTACATCAAAATGAAGTATTATAAGGCCAATCTGATCTATGATTTCGGGCGTACGGAAGATATTCCTACGGGATTGATGCTTAGTCTGACCACGGGGTATGAAAAGAGTGAATTCGATAATTATGGCTATATCGCCGGAGAGTGTCACTATTCCCATTTTAATAAATACGACGAGCGTTATTACGCCCTGGAAGCAGCCTTGGGGTCTTATGTCAACGAAGACGGTTTCACCCGGGGGACGCTGAAATTGGGAGCCAGTCATATCAGTAATTTGTGTAGCTGGGGCAGTTTTAAATTCCGTTTCTATAACGACGTACATTATGTGAAAGGAATCCGGCGTTATCCGGGCGATTTTTTGTATATGGAAGATCGGAATATTCGCGGATTTTCATCCGATACACTAAGAGGAAATCAAAAACTGTCGTCTTCTTTGGCGACTACTTTTTTCTTGCCCTATATTAAAAAAGGATTCCGGGTTTCCATTTCTTCTTTCTGTGATTTCGGTGTGATTGCCGCCGACAATAAAAAATTGGTACACAGCAAAACGTATTGGGGATTCGGGGTAGGAGTCAACCTGAGAAACGATAATGTCGTCATTAAAAATATTTCTTTTCGTTTTGCCGTTTATCCTACTATTCCTGAGGATGGCAGGAGTTTTCAAGCGATACTTTCCAGTGGGAACAGAGGCAGTTTTTATGATTATCACGTAACAAAACCACAGGTGATTCAGTATGAATAG
- a CDS encoding FAD:protein FMN transferase has protein sequence MGKYWICICLAWGLGIGGCTPVQQYRYTEGKIYGTFYHISYASDEDLKEEILRQMESVNASLSMFNPESVIARLNRNETDSTDALFQKMYAMALQVNRKTEGAFDITVGPLVNAWGFGFKQNSFPDSARIDTLRQFVGMDLLTLTEGKLQKKYPEITLDASSIAKGLGVDLVAEYFERKGLNDYMVEIGGEVRAKGQSSKKRPWRIGIDRPEEDVTARNRRLQMIAGLSQGALATSGNYRNFYVHDGKKYAHTINPKTGYPVQTEVLSASVYAPTCMEADAYATAFMVLGLQKARQIVLADPELEGAFIYLEEGKMKNWISPGFEKLIVEK, from the coding sequence ATGGGAAAATATTGGATTTGCATCTGTTTGGCCTGGGGGTTAGGGATCGGAGGTTGTACACCGGTACAGCAATATCGGTATACCGAAGGAAAGATTTACGGTACATTTTATCATATATCCTATGCTTCTGACGAGGATTTGAAAGAGGAAATTCTCCGGCAAATGGAGTCGGTAAACGCTTCTCTTTCCATGTTTAATCCCGAATCGGTTATTGCCCGTCTGAACCGCAACGAGACGGATAGTACAGATGCTCTGTTTCAGAAAATGTATGCGATGGCTTTGCAAGTAAACCGGAAAACCGAAGGAGCTTTCGATATTACGGTCGGACCTTTGGTCAATGCCTGGGGATTCGGTTTTAAACAAAATTCTTTCCCGGATTCTGCCCGTATAGATACATTACGGCAATTTGTAGGTATGGATTTACTGACTTTGACGGAGGGGAAATTGCAGAAAAAATACCCGGAAATTACGCTGGATGCCAGTTCTATTGCTAAAGGACTTGGAGTAGATTTGGTGGCCGAATACTTCGAGCGTAAAGGCTTGAACGATTATATGGTAGAGATCGGAGGAGAGGTCAGGGCCAAAGGACAAAGCAGTAAAAAACGGCCCTGGCGGATAGGAATCGACCGTCCCGAGGAAGATGTGACCGCTCGGAACCGCCGGTTACAAATGATTGCCGGACTGAGTCAGGGGGCTTTGGCTACTTCGGGCAACTACCGGAATTTTTATGTGCACGACGGTAAAAAGTATGCCCATACGATAAATCCCAAGACAGGTTATCCTGTTCAGACCGAAGTGCTCAGTGCATCGGTTTATGCTCCTACCTGTATGGAAGCCGATGCTTATGCCACTGCTTTTATGGTATTGGGATTGCAAAAAGCCCGGCAGATTGTTTTGGCCGATCCTGAACTGGAAGGCGCTTTTATTTATCTGGAAGAAGGAAAAATGAAAAACTGGATTTCACCTGGCTTTGAAAAATTGATTGTAGAAAAATAG
- a CDS encoding patatin-like phospholipase family protein, giving the protein MRYILSVLIVFCLICPDTLGQRKKVGVVLSGGGAKGVAHIGVLKVLEEAGIPIDYISGTSMGAIVGGLYAVGYNAKALDSLVRMQNWPFLLSDKVYRFNQPFTEKESNEKYLISLSFSQEKGLSVPAGFVSGQNIYNLFSELTIGFHDSIPFRDLPIPFACVSANMIDGKEVVMDKGILPLAMRASMAIPGVFAPVTIDSMVLVDGGISNNFPVDVAKNMGAEITIGVDLSTGLKDEKGLDNIMGIVDQLTAFMGMKSYENNKAMVDLYMNPDLKGFTAASFTAEAIDTMIQRGERVARANWDKIMALKKQIGLEPDEDAAPHLENRFLETDTLIIGKISIEGVKEKDEKWIQRQIGIKEFSVITMDDLHKAISFLYGTGAFANVNYALNGDQIYDLTLRLKEKPASSLNLGFRFDSEEMASILLNTTLSHRALRGSRLSITGRLNKNPYVLVDYSFGSNMLRKLGVSYMFKYNDINLYDKKDKVDNITFSYHRGDLNLSDIYFRNFKFQLGLRYEYFNYKSVLYNTDYIAENLKSQGFASYYALAHFDTYDKKYFPDKGMSFRADYSLYTDNMVNYDGHAPFSALSADFEPTVRLTRRVYLLPALYGRVLIGRDIAIPYLNYVGGEVAGRYMNQQLPFYGIHNLQVFDNSVVVGRLQLRYRLGMRHYITLTGNYAKQSESFFDILKGDDVWGGGAGYAYNSIIGPISVTFDMSNWDQKLGVYFNLGYYF; this is encoded by the coding sequence ATGAGATATATTTTATCTGTTCTGATTGTTTTTTGTTTGATTTGTCCCGATACGCTGGGACAGCGTAAAAAAGTAGGAGTCGTGCTGAGTGGTGGGGGGGCGAAAGGAGTTGCTCATATCGGTGTGCTGAAAGTGCTCGAGGAAGCGGGGATTCCGATCGATTATATTTCCGGGACGAGTATGGGGGCTATTGTCGGAGGGTTGTATGCCGTCGGATATAATGCCAAGGCGCTGGATAGTTTGGTCAGGATGCAGAACTGGCCTTTCTTGCTGAGCGATAAGGTATATCGTTTCAACCAGCCTTTTACCGAGAAAGAATCCAATGAGAAATACCTCATTTCCCTTTCTTTTTCCCAGGAAAAAGGTCTTTCGGTACCGGCAGGTTTCGTGAGCGGACAGAATATTTATAACCTGTTTTCCGAATTGACCATCGGTTTTCACGATTCGATTCCGTTCCGGGATTTACCGATTCCGTTCGCTTGTGTGTCGGCCAATATGATCGATGGGAAAGAAGTGGTGATGGACAAGGGGATACTGCCTTTGGCGATGCGGGCGAGTATGGCTATCCCGGGAGTCTTCGCTCCCGTAACTATCGATAGTATGGTATTGGTAGACGGAGGTATCTCGAATAATTTTCCCGTGGATGTGGCTAAAAATATGGGAGCCGAAATTACCATCGGGGTGGATCTCAGCACAGGGTTGAAAGATGAGAAAGGACTGGATAATATCATGGGGATCGTCGATCAGCTGACGGCTTTTATGGGCATGAAGAGTTATGAGAATAATAAAGCGATGGTGGATTTGTATATGAATCCGGATCTGAAAGGATTTACTGCGGCCAGTTTTACTGCGGAGGCTATCGATACGATGATTCAAAGAGGAGAACGGGTAGCCCGGGCCAATTGGGATAAAATTATGGCTTTGAAGAAACAGATCGGTCTTGAACCGGACGAAGATGCTGCTCCCCATCTCGAAAACAGGTTTTTGGAAACAGACACTCTTATTATAGGAAAAATTTCTATCGAAGGAGTGAAGGAAAAAGATGAAAAATGGATACAACGGCAAATCGGGATCAAAGAATTTTCTGTCATCACCATGGATGATTTACACAAAGCGATTTCTTTTTTATACGGTACCGGGGCTTTTGCCAATGTAAACTATGCCCTCAACGGGGATCAGATTTATGACCTGACGCTACGGCTGAAAGAAAAACCGGCCAGTTCACTGAATCTGGGATTCCGTTTCGACTCGGAAGAAATGGCTTCGATCCTGTTGAATACAACCCTTAGCCATAGGGCGTTGAGGGGGTCCAGACTGTCGATTACCGGACGTTTGAATAAAAACCCTTACGTATTGGTGGATTATTCTTTCGGCAGTAATATGCTGAGAAAATTGGGCGTATCCTATATGTTCAAATACAACGATATCAATCTGTACGATAAAAAAGACAAAGTCGATAATATTACTTTCTCTTATCATCGCGGAGACCTGAATTTATCGGATATTTATTTCCGGAATTTCAAATTTCAATTGGGGTTACGGTATGAATATTTCAATTATAAATCCGTCCTGTACAATACCGATTATATAGCGGAAAATCTGAAGTCACAGGGATTTGCCAGCTACTATGCTTTAGCTCATTTCGATACTTACGATAAGAAATATTTTCCGGACAAGGGGATGAGTTTCCGGGCTGATTATTCACTTTACACCGATAATATGGTCAATTATGACGGGCATGCTCCTTTTTCGGCCTTATCGGCCGATTTCGAACCGACCGTCCGGCTGACCCGTAGGGTATATCTTTTGCCGGCTTTGTACGGAAGGGTATTGATCGGACGCGATATAGCCATTCCTTATCTGAATTATGTCGGTGGAGAAGTAGCCGGAAGGTATATGAATCAGCAATTGCCTTTTTACGGTATCCATAATCTGCAGGTGTTCGATAATTCGGTGGTCGTGGGGCGTTTACAGTTGAGATATCGCTTGGGAATGAGGCATTACATCACTTTAACCGGGAATTATGCCAAACAGTCGGAAAGCTTTTTCGATATTCTGAAAGGAGACGATGTTTGGGGTGGAGGTGCCGGTTATGCTTATAATTCCATTATCGGACCGATCAGTGTCACCTTCGATATGTCCAATTGGGACCAGAAATTAGGGGTGTATTTCAATCTCGGCTATTATTTTTAA
- a CDS encoding sigma-54-dependent transcriptional regulator: MAKILVIDDERSIRNSMKDILSFEGHEVVLAENGMEGLVSVKTEKPEVVFCDIKMPKMEGIEVLERIKEFTSDVPVIMISGHGTIDTAIEAIKKGAYDFIEKPLDLNRILITIKNATDKNQLIEETQKLKTKVSKKYEMIGHSDALNHIRIMIDKVAVSDARVLITGPNGCGKELVAHQLHEKSHRNDRAFIEVNCAAIPSELIESELFGHEKGSFTSAIKQKKGKFELASGGTLFLDEIGDMSLEAQAKVLRALQENKISRIGSDTDIQIDVRVIAATNKNLKEEIAKGRFREDLYHRLSVIIIEVPPLKDRPEDIDELVTYFLETICNEMGIAQKNITPEALQALKSYEWTGNIRELRNVVERLIILGSPTITAEEVSMYK, from the coding sequence ATGGCAAAAATACTTGTAATCGACGACGAACGTAGCATCCGTAATTCGATGAAAGACATTCTCTCTTTCGAAGGACACGAAGTCGTATTAGCTGAAAACGGCATGGAGGGATTGGTGTCGGTGAAAACTGAAAAACCGGAGGTGGTGTTCTGTGATATCAAAATGCCTAAAATGGAAGGAATCGAGGTACTGGAACGAATCAAAGAATTTACTTCCGATGTGCCGGTCATCATGATATCGGGACACGGCACCATAGATACAGCTATCGAAGCCATCAAAAAAGGAGCTTACGATTTCATCGAGAAACCGCTGGACCTGAACCGGATTCTGATTACGATCAAAAACGCAACGGACAAAAACCAGCTTATCGAGGAGACCCAAAAGCTAAAAACCAAAGTCAGTAAGAAATACGAGATGATCGGCCATTCGGATGCATTGAATCATATCCGTATCATGATCGATAAAGTGGCGGTTTCCGATGCCCGGGTACTCATCACTGGACCGAACGGTTGTGGTAAAGAATTGGTAGCCCATCAGTTGCACGAAAAAAGTCACCGTAACGACAGAGCTTTTATAGAAGTCAACTGTGCAGCTATTCCTTCGGAGCTGATCGAAAGCGAACTGTTCGGACACGAAAAAGGATCGTTCACTTCGGCGATCAAACAGAAGAAAGGGAAATTCGAACTAGCCTCGGGAGGGACTTTATTCCTCGACGAAATCGGGGATATGAGCCTGGAAGCACAGGCTAAAGTACTCCGGGCCTTACAGGAAAATAAAATCAGCCGGATCGGAAGCGACACGGATATTCAGATAGATGTGCGGGTCATCGCAGCAACCAATAAAAATCTGAAAGAAGAGATTGCCAAAGGACGGTTTCGGGAAGATTTATACCACCGTCTGAGTGTTATAATTATCGAAGTTCCCCCTTTGAAAGACCGTCCGGAAGATATCGACGAGTTAGTGACCTATTTTCTGGAAACCATTTGCAACGAAATGGGGATAGCACAAAAAAATATTACACCGGAAGCTTTACAAGCGCTGAAAAGTTACGAATGGACCGGAAATATCCGTGAACTCCGCAACGTCGTCGAACGTTTGATTATTCTCGGAAGCCCGACAATCACAGCAGAAGAAGTCAGCATGTATAAATAA
- the hydF gene encoding [FeFe] hydrogenase H-cluster maturation GTPase HydF, with translation MDKFHLVITGRRNTGKSSIVNTILQQDKAVVSPIAGTTTDPVKKSYEIPGVASVVLIDTAGTDDEGELGELRVKKTFETIRQADAALLVITGNRFGHFEEILTEEFQKLKLPFLIVHNKSDLEPLQEQLREKLLQKYGTPVIGFSTCQAKREMLIQKIGTLVNRQNSSSLLGDLVCPGQVVMLVTPIDSEAPTGRMILPQVQMLREILDRHGIGIVVQPEEITTYFQRNSLRPDLVITDSQVFGKIAPWIPQDIPFTSFSIILAHHKGNFDRYLAGTSRIPELKDGDRILLLESCSHHVSCEDIGRVKIPALLRKYTGKQLEFDHIAGLDRIERPITDYALIIQCGGCMITATQLRHRLQPAIDARIPVSNYGMTIAWLQGIFDRATQVFTCYRPNPSV, from the coding sequence ATGGATAAATTTCATCTCGTCATCACCGGCCGGAGAAATACCGGAAAAAGTTCTATCGTCAACACGATTTTACAACAGGACAAAGCCGTTGTCTCCCCCATTGCCGGCACGACAACAGACCCGGTAAAGAAAAGTTATGAAATCCCGGGAGTTGCATCGGTCGTTTTAATCGACACTGCCGGAACGGATGACGAAGGTGAACTCGGGGAATTAAGGGTAAAAAAAACGTTCGAAACCATCCGGCAAGCCGATGCAGCCTTACTGGTGATCACCGGCAACCGCTTCGGTCATTTCGAAGAAATACTGACCGAAGAATTTCAAAAGTTAAAACTTCCTTTTTTGATCGTACACAATAAATCGGACCTGGAACCTTTACAGGAGCAACTTCGGGAAAAACTCTTGCAAAAATACGGTACCCCGGTTATCGGTTTCTCCACTTGCCAGGCTAAAAGAGAAATGCTGATTCAAAAAATCGGCACTTTGGTAAACCGGCAAAATTCTTCCTCTCTGTTAGGGGATCTGGTTTGTCCCGGCCAAGTGGTTATGCTGGTCACCCCCATCGATTCGGAAGCTCCGACAGGCCGGATGATCTTGCCTCAGGTACAAATGTTAAGAGAGATATTGGACCGGCATGGTATCGGTATTGTCGTCCAACCCGAAGAAATCACGACTTATTTTCAGCGGAATTCGTTACGACCGGACCTGGTAATCACAGATAGTCAGGTATTCGGCAAAATAGCCCCCTGGATTCCCCAGGATATTCCTTTCACCAGTTTCAGCATTATTCTGGCACACCATAAAGGCAATTTCGACCGATATCTGGCCGGGACCTCCCGCATCCCGGAACTGAAAGACGGCGACCGGATTCTTCTGCTCGAATCCTGTTCCCATCATGTTTCCTGTGAAGATATCGGCCGGGTCAAAATCCCCGCCCTTCTTCGCAAGTATACCGGAAAGCAGCTGGAATTCGACCATATCGCCGGCTTAGACCGGATCGAACGTCCGATAACGGATTATGCCCTGATCATTCAATGCGGAGGCTGTATGATCACAGCCACCCAATTGCGCCACCGTCTGCAACCGGCCATCGATGCCCGGATTCCGGTCAGCAACTACGGCATGACTATCGCCTGGCTCCAGGGCATTTTCGACCGTGCAACTCAGGTATTTACTTGTTATCGTCCCAATCCATCCGTTTAA
- a CDS encoding YitT family protein, whose protein sequence is MNVTKVSFYKEKIFSARWFQTWGTLLLGSMVIATGYTFFMTPYQIVPGGIYGISTILNWKLGFPIGMAALCFNLPLSLIGFKILGRDFGLRTFICFWLVALFADGFPWALEHWCGYTAEFAHDPLQLVKGGIDNPDATKEGVLLASIFGGVVIGVGAGLIFKTRSSSAGTDVLAAVLHKLTRRPLGMMQMTVDLIIVVLGFVAFPDWKTPFYSLITIFIMGKVIDIVIGGYSSDKTFFIISEKTEELRRFILSELHRGGSIVPVNGMWNRSEKEMIMTVVNRKEVTTLQRAIQHIDPHAFTMILNAQEIMGQGFKRMDWDDNK, encoded by the coding sequence ATGAATGTTACAAAAGTTTCCTTCTACAAGGAAAAAATTTTTTCGGCCCGGTGGTTTCAAACTTGGGGAACTCTTTTATTGGGATCTATGGTGATAGCGACCGGTTACACTTTTTTCATGACTCCCTACCAGATCGTTCCGGGAGGAATTTATGGTATTTCTACCATTTTGAACTGGAAACTGGGATTCCCGATCGGTATGGCGGCATTGTGTTTTAACCTGCCGTTGAGTTTGATCGGTTTTAAAATATTAGGCCGTGATTTCGGTTTGAGGACTTTTATCTGCTTTTGGTTGGTAGCTTTGTTTGCCGACGGTTTTCCGTGGGCTCTGGAACATTGGTGTGGCTATACGGCAGAATTTGCACATGATCCCCTGCAATTGGTCAAAGGAGGTATCGACAATCCCGATGCAACGAAGGAAGGGGTATTGTTGGCCAGTATCTTCGGAGGTGTGGTTATCGGAGTCGGAGCCGGATTGATTTTCAAGACCCGTTCTTCGAGTGCCGGTACGGATGTTTTGGCTGCCGTATTACATAAATTGACCCGCAGGCCTTTGGGGATGATGCAGATGACTGTCGACCTGATTATCGTGGTATTGGGTTTTGTGGCTTTCCCGGATTGGAAAACTCCGTTTTATTCCCTGATCACTATTTTTATTATGGGGAAAGTAATCGATATTGTCATCGGTGGGTATTCCAGCGATAAAACTTTTTTCATCATATCCGAAAAAACAGAAGAATTACGTCGGTTTATACTTTCGGAATTACACCGGGGCGGCTCTATCGTACCGGTCAACGGGATGTGGAACCGTTCGGAGAAAGAAATGATTATGACGGTCGTCAACCGTAAAGAGGTGACTACTTTGCAACGGGCCATCCAGCATATCGATCCTCATGCTTTTACCATGATCCTGAATGCTCAGGAGATTATGGGGCAAGGATTTAAACGGATGGATTGGGACGATAACAAGTAA
- a CDS encoding TetR/AcrR family transcriptional regulator, with protein sequence MRTKLSKTKNKIIHVAKSLFSEMSVYKATMNDIAQAANMSRRTLYMHFKSKEEIYHYVVEDHVKDINEKLQKAADSALPPDRKLKLYILARFNVIDNLVRQNKYIRYDFIFNNLRVEQLRKGIDMKERQLLTRILQNGKEQGLFNINNPSSFAKTLLIMFKSLEQPFIIIGHRKRNYQSLREYVDLLFNGILNKG encoded by the coding sequence ATGAGAACAAAATTAAGTAAGACAAAGAATAAAATCATACATGTTGCCAAGTCTCTTTTCTCAGAAATGAGCGTTTATAAAGCAACGATGAATGATATTGCTCAGGCAGCAAACATGAGTCGGCGGACTTTATATATGCATTTTAAGAGTAAAGAAGAGATTTATCACTATGTAGTCGAGGATCATGTCAAAGACATTAATGAGAAATTGCAGAAGGCCGCAGACTCTGCACTTCCTCCCGACCGCAAATTAAAATTATATATTTTAGCGCGGTTCAATGTGATCGACAATCTGGTCCGTCAGAACAAATACATCCGTTATGATTTTATTTTCAACAATTTGCGAGTTGAACAGTTACGTAAGGGTATCGATATGAAAGAACGGCAATTGCTAACCCGTATCTTGCAGAACGGTAAAGAGCAAGGCCTCTTCAATATCAATAATCCTTCCTCATTCGCAAAAACGCTGCTGATTATGTTCAAAAGTCTGGAGCAACCCTTTATTATCATCGGGCACCGGAAAAGGAATTATCAGTCGCTGCGTGAATATGTCGACTTACTATTTAATGGAATATTAAACAAAGGCTGA
- a CDS encoding 3-oxoacyl-ACP synthase III family protein, whose translation MELFINKISHYLPDSVVPNSYFKEVNGLDDEWIYSRTGIKNRSKAAANENTNTMGIKAVDLATTDLPYPMEEIDLIIAATYSPYDTVATPAHMVQRRYHIEHAKCVSVSSACSSFINAMEIAQGYFALGKATKALIIGAEHNTAYANENDPQSGHLWGDGAVAFFVSAGNYSGHDPRIIDIYTQGLGHIGKAAEAVYLRPQNGGIGMPEGRDVFINACHYMVEALEKVTQSYGKTVQDLNWISSHQANQRIIKTIARQTDIPEERFLMNIEQRGNTGSPSCAISLSENLHKVKPGDLVGLTVFGGGYSCGAMLLQF comes from the coding sequence ATGGAATTGTTTATCAACAAAATTTCCCACTATTTACCGGACTCTGTGGTTCCTAATTCTTACTTCAAGGAAGTAAACGGTCTGGACGACGAATGGATTTATTCCCGGACCGGTATCAAAAACCGCAGTAAAGCAGCTGCAAATGAAAACACCAATACGATGGGGATAAAAGCAGTGGATCTTGCCACTACCGATTTGCCTTATCCCATGGAGGAAATCGATTTAATCATCGCAGCAACCTATTCCCCCTACGATACCGTTGCTACCCCGGCCCATATGGTGCAACGCCGTTATCACATCGAGCACGCCAAATGTGTGAGTGTTTCCTCAGCCTGTTCTTCTTTTATCAATGCGATGGAAATTGCACAAGGCTATTTTGCTCTGGGGAAAGCGACCAAAGCCCTGATCATCGGAGCAGAACACAACACAGCTTATGCCAACGAAAACGATCCGCAAAGCGGCCACCTATGGGGAGACGGTGCTGTAGCGTTTTTTGTCTCTGCCGGGAATTATAGCGGGCATGATCCCCGAATTATCGATATCTATACCCAAGGTCTGGGACACATCGGCAAAGCAGCCGAAGCGGTGTATCTCCGCCCACAGAACGGTGGCATCGGAATGCCTGAAGGACGCGATGTATTTATCAATGCCTGTCATTATATGGTCGAAGCTTTAGAAAAGGTAACCCAAAGTTATGGTAAGACTGTCCAGGATTTGAATTGGATTTCTTCGCATCAGGCCAACCAGCGCATTATCAAAACGATAGCCAGGCAAACCGATATCCCGGAGGAACGTTTTCTGATGAATATCGAACAACGAGGTAACACCGGCAGCCCGAGCTGTGCCATCTCTCTCTCCGAAAACCTGCATAAAGTGAAACCCGGAGACCTGGTCGGCCTTACCGTTTTCGGCGGGGGCTACTCCTGCGGAGCAATGCTGTTACAGTTCTAA